One region of Chryseobacterium sp. SORGH_AS_0447 genomic DNA includes:
- a CDS encoding pitrilysin family protein: MKKMFSSFAVVFLMSANVFAQNIPTDASVRTGTLSNGMKYYIKKNTLPEKKVDFRLAINAGSILEDENQRGLAHFMEHMNFNGTKNFPDNKLVDFLQSIGVKFGQHLNAYTSFDETVYMLPVPLDKPGNLDAGLKVMEDWAFNATLSDEQINKERGVVLEELRLGLGADKRMSDKYLPKLLYNSQYANRLPIGKKEVLENFSPDVIRQFHKDWYRPDLMAIVVVGDINVDEVEKKIKDNFGKYKNPATPKERKVFDLPNHKETLVAIETDPDATRSMVQFIMKDADAYQPDVTVEQYNQSLIEQITSTMLNNRLGELVNSNNPPFTYGSVYHGGTYARSKEAFQGFAMVKDGNQLSALKVLLEEVERAKRFGFTQTELDRAKAQVMSNIERTYNNRDKTESDELVDEYVRNFLEHEPMPGIAWEYEDTKKFLPSVTLAQTNEVIKKFVKDDSRVVVITGPKKDNVQMPTEAMVMNTFDAVKIADLKPYQEKATIKNLVKPFKSEGKIAKTETDAKLGTTTWTLGNGAKVTFKKTDFKDDEIVFSARSMGGSSLINDVDFNKTQFAFPALPEAGVNGFTKADLTNYLAGKQANVNAMIGPYYEGISGRTNQKDLGTAMELMYAYFTGLNYNQDAFNAYKTKQSAMLDNLLSNPQFYFSSEHAKFMNQKNPRFIGVIPMQKDWANTDYKKAYDIYKEKFANAGNFHFYFIGNIDEAKLKNEVLQYIASLPSTGKTTNFKDTGYRQMTGDYTKVYKKGKDPKSMVTISYSGEAPYNEKEALAMEALGEVATIKVIEKLREDESGIYGGGARGGMYKVPFGSYNFSINFPCGPENVDKLTKSAIAELQKLIDKGPEQKDLDKYKEGEMNDYNTQIKDNMFWMSNLTKNQFDGTDKYEILNYQEKVKALTVKDLQDVAKKYLTKGRIVATLMPEDGWENTKKPETKAETAVIKTGAAN, encoded by the coding sequence ATGAAAAAAATGTTTTCGTCATTTGCCGTGGTCTTCCTGATGTCTGCAAATGTTTTTGCTCAGAATATTCCTACGGATGCTTCTGTACGAACCGGTACGCTTTCCAATGGAATGAAGTATTATATCAAAAAAAACACATTACCCGAAAAGAAGGTGGATTTTCGTCTGGCTATCAATGCCGGATCCATCCTCGAAGATGAAAACCAGCGCGGGCTGGCTCACTTCATGGAACACATGAATTTCAACGGTACCAAGAATTTTCCCGACAACAAATTGGTGGATTTCTTACAGTCGATCGGTGTAAAATTCGGACAGCACTTAAATGCATATACCAGTTTCGACGAAACGGTTTATATGCTTCCTGTGCCGCTGGATAAGCCTGGTAATCTGGATGCCGGACTTAAAGTAATGGAGGACTGGGCTTTTAATGCTACCCTTTCAGACGAACAGATCAATAAGGAAAGAGGAGTCGTACTGGAAGAACTCAGGCTCGGTCTGGGAGCGGATAAAAGAATGTCAGATAAATACCTTCCGAAATTGTTGTATAATTCTCAGTATGCCAACCGGCTGCCGATCGGTAAAAAAGAAGTGCTGGAAAACTTCAGCCCTGATGTGATCAGACAGTTCCACAAAGATTGGTACAGACCGGATCTTATGGCCATCGTTGTAGTAGGGGACATCAATGTGGACGAAGTAGAAAAGAAAATCAAAGACAATTTCGGCAAATACAAAAATCCTGCAACGCCGAAGGAAAGAAAAGTATTCGATCTTCCGAACCATAAGGAAACATTGGTAGCTATTGAAACGGATCCCGATGCGACGAGATCGATGGTACAGTTTATTATGAAAGATGCTGATGCCTATCAGCCGGACGTTACCGTGGAGCAGTATAACCAAAGCCTTATAGAGCAGATTACCTCTACGATGCTGAACAATAGGCTGGGTGAACTTGTCAACTCCAACAATCCTCCCTTTACTTACGGATCGGTTTACCACGGCGGAACCTATGCCAGAAGCAAAGAAGCATTCCAAGGATTTGCGATGGTAAAAGACGGAAACCAGCTGAGTGCCCTGAAGGTCCTTTTAGAGGAAGTGGAAAGAGCAAAAAGATTCGGATTTACCCAAACGGAACTGGATCGCGCTAAAGCGCAGGTAATGTCCAATATCGAAAGAACCTATAACAACCGTGACAAAACGGAAAGCGATGAGCTGGTAGATGAATATGTAAGGAATTTCCTCGAACATGAGCCGATGCCGGGAATTGCCTGGGAATATGAAGATACCAAAAAATTTCTTCCTTCGGTAACCCTTGCGCAGACCAATGAAGTCATCAAAAAATTTGTAAAAGACGACAGCAGGGTAGTGGTAATCACCGGTCCTAAAAAAGACAATGTGCAGATGCCGACCGAAGCCATGGTCATGAATACTTTTGATGCGGTAAAAATCGCTGACCTAAAACCGTATCAGGAAAAAGCCACTATTAAAAACCTGGTGAAGCCCTTTAAATCGGAAGGTAAAATCGCTAAAACCGAGACGGATGCAAAATTAGGAACAACAACCTGGACCTTAGGCAACGGAGCAAAAGTGACCTTTAAGAAAACAGACTTCAAAGATGACGAAATTGTATTCTCAGCAAGAAGTATGGGTGGAAGTTCCCTAATCAATGATGTGGATTTCAATAAAACACAGTTTGCCTTCCCCGCATTGCCCGAAGCAGGGGTAAATGGCTTCACAAAAGCTGATCTTACCAATTACCTGGCAGGAAAGCAGGCAAATGTAAACGCAATGATAGGTCCATATTATGAAGGAATTTCAGGAAGAACGAACCAGAAAGATTTGGGAACGGCCATGGAGCTGATGTATGCTTACTTCACAGGATTGAACTACAATCAGGATGCTTTCAATGCTTATAAAACAAAACAGTCTGCGATGCTGGACAATCTGCTTTCAAACCCGCAATTTTATTTTTCCAGTGAGCATGCCAAATTCATGAATCAGAAGAACCCGAGGTTCATCGGTGTTATCCCGATGCAAAAAGACTGGGCCAATACGGATTATAAAAAAGCTTACGACATCTATAAGGAAAAATTTGCCAACGCCGGAAACTTCCATTTCTACTTTATCGGAAACATTGATGAAGCCAAACTTAAGAATGAAGTATTGCAATATATCGCAAGCCTTCCGTCCACTGGAAAAACCACTAATTTCAAGGATACCGGATACAGGCAGATGACCGGTGATTATACAAAGGTTTACAAAAAAGGAAAAGATCCTAAAAGCATGGTTACCATTTCCTACAGCGGAGAAGCACCTTATAATGAGAAAGAAGCTCTGGCTATGGAAGCATTAGGCGAAGTAGCCACCATTAAGGTAATTGAAAAGTTGAGAGAAGATGAGAGCGGGATCTATGGCGGAGGTGCCCGGGGAGGAATGTACAAAGTACCTTTCGGAAGCTATAATTTCAGCATCAATTTTCCTTGCGGACCGGAAAATGTGGATAAACTGACCAAAAGTGCGATTGCGGAACTTCAGAAATTAATTGATAAAGGCCCGGAACAGAAAGATCTGGATAAGTATAAAGAAGGAGAAATGAACGATTACAATACCCAGATCAAAGACAATATGTTCTGGATGAGCAATCTTACCAAAAACCAGTTCGACGGTACCGATAAGTACGAAATCCTAAACTATCAGGAAAAAGTGAAGGCACTTACGGTAAAAGACCTTCAGGACGTTGCCAAAAAATACCTTACCAAAGGCAGGATCGTTGCAACACTGATGCCGGAAGACGGCTGGGAAAATACCAAGAAACCGGAAACAAAAGCAGAAACTGCAGTAATAAAAACCGGCGCAGCGAATTAA
- a CDS encoding DUF6427 family protein, with the protein MFKLLSKESNIFSIPVYIGFLLLIVITFNLLNFNTYEAIIAGITFLGIALGYFCFHSIALNYQTHLPLFLYTFFISGLYPGHLDIGIAVSLLTNSFLLLLLTSTNEDIRKRSYVLVGSIVALNFIFLPTTWPMAVFVIIHVIATSERIGLNIFRFLLGIILIVFSYFSVMFFFGFTSWNIDYFPFGKLKPAEDYKELIPLIPVMLMLIYAIYDHFRNYNKKSPISRYKYTFLLVFSVAQLITIVLYMNKSYEYLLLLAFPSTIIISRMLRFLPKYWMQEVSLWLIIFSLSGFKAGTYFNLF; encoded by the coding sequence ATGTTTAAATTACTTTCAAAAGAAAGCAATATTTTTTCAATTCCTGTGTACATCGGGTTTCTTCTTTTAATCGTAATAACTTTTAATTTATTGAATTTCAACACCTATGAGGCGATTATTGCCGGGATTACTTTTCTGGGAATTGCTTTAGGATATTTCTGTTTCCACAGCATTGCCCTGAATTACCAGACCCACCTGCCTCTGTTTTTATATACTTTCTTTATTTCCGGTCTGTATCCCGGACATCTGGACATCGGGATTGCCGTTTCCCTGCTTACCAACTCTTTTCTTCTCCTGCTGCTCACAAGCACAAACGAAGATATCAGAAAGAGATCATACGTGCTGGTAGGTTCGATCGTTGCCCTCAATTTTATTTTCCTTCCGACAACCTGGCCTATGGCGGTTTTTGTGATCATTCACGTGATTGCCACTTCGGAAAGGATCGGATTAAATATCTTCCGCTTCCTGCTGGGGATTATCCTAATTGTATTCAGCTATTTCTCGGTGATGTTCTTCTTTGGTTTCACAAGCTGGAATATCGATTATTTCCCTTTCGGAAAGCTGAAACCGGCTGAAGACTACAAAGAGCTGATCCCTCTGATCCCAGTGATGCTGATGCTGATCTACGCGATCTACGACCACTTTAGAAATTACAACAAAAAGAGCCCGATAAGCCGCTACAAATATACCTTCCTCCTGGTATTCTCCGTAGCACAGCTGATCACGATTGTTCTTTATATGAATAAAAGTTACGAATATTTACTGCTTCTGGCTTTCCCCTCGACGATTATCATTAGCCGGATGCTGAGGTTCCTGCCGAAATACTGGATGCAGGAAGTGAGCCTGTGGCTAATAATTTTCAGCTTATCCGGTTTTAAAGCCGGAACGTATTTTAACTTATTTTAA
- a CDS encoding fumarylacetoacetate hydrolase family protein, whose translation MKIICIGRNYSEHAKELGNEIPERPVIFIKPDTAVLKGNDFYIPEFSEDVHYELEVVVKISKGGKYIQKETAHKHYDEIGLGIDFTARDLQSDLKSKGLPWELAKGFDGSAVVGNFFKKENFSLEALSFSLLKNKEKVQDGNTKDMMFTIDDIIAFVSQYFTLRVGDLIFTGTPKGVGKVEENDILEAYLENEKVLDIRIL comes from the coding sequence ATGAAAATCATCTGCATAGGAAGAAATTACAGCGAACATGCCAAAGAACTGGGCAATGAGATCCCGGAAAGGCCCGTGATCTTTATCAAGCCGGACACTGCAGTGCTGAAAGGAAACGATTTTTATATTCCCGAGTTTTCGGAAGATGTCCATTACGAACTGGAAGTTGTCGTGAAAATTTCAAAAGGCGGAAAATACATCCAGAAGGAAACCGCTCACAAGCATTATGACGAAATCGGTCTGGGAATCGATTTTACGGCAAGGGATCTTCAGAGCGACCTGAAATCGAAAGGGCTGCCGTGGGAACTGGCCAAAGGGTTTGACGGATCTGCCGTGGTAGGAAACTTTTTTAAGAAAGAGAATTTCAGCCTCGAAGCTTTATCGTTTTCATTACTCAAGAATAAGGAGAAGGTGCAGGACGGTAATACGAAAGACATGATGTTTACCATCGATGATATTATTGCGTTTGTTTCCCAGTATTTTACCCTGAGGGTGGGAGATCTTATCTTCACGGGAACGCCGAAAGGGGTAGGTAAAGTGGAGGAAAATGATATTCTGGAAGCGTATCTTGAAAACGAAAAAGTGCTCGACATCCGAATATTGTAG
- a CDS encoding universal stress protein yields MVNIVLPVDFGEKTDQLLEGAVRFAKQINGRIYLIHVAPSDIGFAIGDMGFQYFPEVEENEIREELVQLNKLQQKILAHGVDCEHILKQGLAKDIILEHAKDKMADFIVMGSHGRSGIYDVFVGSLTKGITKDSDIPVLVLPIHEKSEN; encoded by the coding sequence ATGGTAAATATAGTATTACCCGTAGATTTTGGGGAAAAGACCGATCAGCTTTTAGAAGGAGCCGTACGATTTGCTAAGCAGATCAACGGCAGGATTTATCTTATTCACGTGGCGCCTTCCGATATCGGTTTTGCCATCGGCGATATGGGCTTCCAGTACTTTCCGGAAGTGGAAGAAAATGAAATCCGTGAAGAGCTGGTGCAGCTGAACAAACTTCAGCAGAAAATCCTGGCTCATGGCGTAGACTGCGAACATATTCTGAAGCAGGGCTTGGCAAAAGATATTATTCTGGAACACGCTAAGGATAAGATGGCCGATTTTATTGTGATGGGGTCACATGGAAGAAGCGGCATCTATGATGTTTTTGTGGGAAGCCTGACAAAAGGCATTACAAAGGATTCCGATATCCCGGTGTTGGTACTTCCAATCCATGAAAAAAGTGAAAATTAA
- a CDS encoding DUF3109 family protein, translating into MIQIDDKLISEDIFSEEFVCNLSKCKGACCVEGDVGAPLDKSELEILDNIFDKIKPYLTQEGIRSIEQIGTWTTDPMDGMYVTPMVENRECAYVTFDENGITKCGIEKAYEDGAVDWQKPISCHLYPIRVTEYSTFKALNYDVWKICSDACALGKELQVPVYKFLKTPLIRKYGEDFYDTLSEVAEEWKKEYGA; encoded by the coding sequence ATGATTCAGATAGACGATAAATTGATCTCCGAGGATATTTTTTCCGAAGAGTTTGTTTGCAACCTTTCGAAATGTAAAGGGGCATGTTGTGTGGAAGGAGATGTAGGTGCTCCTTTAGATAAAAGTGAACTGGAAATTTTAGACAACATTTTTGATAAAATCAAACCTTACCTTACCCAGGAAGGCATCAGATCCATCGAACAGATCGGAACCTGGACCACCGATCCGATGGACGGAATGTACGTGACCCCCATGGTTGAAAACCGGGAGTGCGCCTACGTAACTTTCGATGAAAACGGAATTACGAAATGCGGGATTGAAAAAGCGTATGAAGACGGCGCGGTAGACTGGCAAAAGCCGATTTCCTGCCACCTCTACCCGATCCGGGTAACGGAATACTCCACTTTTAAAGCATTGAATTATGATGTATGGAAGATCTGCAGCGATGCCTGTGCGCTGGGCAAAGAATTGCAGGTTCCCGTTTACAAATTCCTGAAAACCCCGTTGATCCGTAAATACGGAGAAGATTTTTACGATACTTTAAGCGAAGTAGCTGAGGAGTGGAAGAAGGAGTATGGAGCTTAG